In Limisalsivibrio acetivorans, one genomic interval encodes:
- the yqeB gene encoding selenium-dependent molybdenum cofactor biosynthesis protein YqeB produces MKDKNLTELTICLKGGGDLATGVALRLYHSGLKRIVILEADQPLAVRRTVCLSEAVNAGSHTVEDITSVRIDDVNDAEAVLAEAKIPVLRDPEWKSLKSLKPDVVIDAILAKRNLGTTMDEAPLVIGLGPGFTAGVDVHCVIETNRGHYLARVLWDGSAQANTGAPGAVKGYTVERVVWAEASGTFHTDKAIGDHVEAGESIGTLDNNIVTTEIKGVLRGLLPGGTRINKGTKIADIDPRDDAAYCGFVSEKSLAIGGGVLEAVLGSYTAQQQEKRRCL; encoded by the coding sequence ATGAAGGATAAAAATCTGACAGAGCTGACAATCTGCCTCAAAGGGGGCGGAGACCTCGCAACAGGCGTTGCCCTCCGGCTTTACCATTCCGGTCTCAAGCGCATAGTTATCCTTGAGGCGGATCAGCCCCTTGCGGTACGTCGAACGGTGTGCCTCAGCGAGGCGGTGAACGCAGGAAGCCATACTGTGGAGGATATTACATCTGTGCGCATCGATGATGTGAACGATGCGGAGGCTGTTCTGGCTGAGGCAAAGATCCCAGTACTGCGGGATCCGGAGTGGAAGAGCCTCAAAAGCCTCAAGCCGGACGTAGTAATCGATGCCATACTGGCAAAACGCAACCTTGGCACCACGATGGATGAGGCACCCCTTGTGATAGGGCTTGGCCCCGGGTTCACCGCTGGTGTCGATGTGCACTGCGTGATCGAAACGAACAGAGGGCACTACCTTGCCCGTGTGCTCTGGGATGGCAGTGCACAGGCTAACACAGGTGCACCGGGTGCTGTTAAGGGGTACACCGTTGAGAGGGTTGTCTGGGCTGAGGCTTCTGGCACCTTCCATACGGATAAAGCCATCGGCGATCACGTTGAAGCCGGAGAAAGTATCGGCACACTTGACAATAATATCGTAACAACAGAGATTAAAGGGGTGCTGAGGGGACTTCTCCCCGGCGGCACCAGGATAAATAAAGGAACCAAAATAGCCGACATAGACCCGAGGGATGATGCCGCATACTGCGGGTTCGTCTCCGAGAAATCCCTCGCCATAGGGGGAGGCGTTCTGGAGGCTGTTCTAGGAAGCTATACAGCACAACAGCAGGAGAAGCGCAGATGTCTGTAG
- the ygfK gene encoding putative selenate reductase subunit YgfK: MTSDRFSRSSLKTLFGWIKDFDKTGEILGIRRELFFTPDKNDPFRMKRYGKTLETPLGVAAGPHSQLAQNIMAAWLTGSRYFELKTVQVLDELEITKPCIEMGDEGYNCEWSQELRLHESFDEYLNAWVMLHIMKDMFGFEGDESGFIFNMSVGYNLEGILSDSVQRFLDKMQNCPDELAAKIEEAAEFYPNVRKLSIPAQITDNVTVSTMHGCPPEETEKIGRYFIEERKLNTTIKLNPTLLGSEKLRGILNDSLGFETEVPDLAFEHDLEYGAGVKLIRSLMESAEKTGVEFNLKLTNTLENLNVLGKLPDEAEMIYMSGRALHPISINLASKLQEEFGGELDISFSAGVDCFNIVDTLACNLRPVTICSDILKPGGYGRMAQYVAYMRKGFEEADASSIEELTMKKADAGVLSDSVINNLKTYSKEVLTNPLYKKESRPYEDIKTERSLGFFDCAAAPCITKCAAGQNIPKYIEHIAEGELDKAQRTILATNPFPNVQGKVCDHVCQSKCTRINYDTPLLIRELKRYVADSVASEPLKPAPSNGLSVAVIGGGPAGLSCAYFLALMGFEIDLYEAKESLGGMASDGIPVFRLDDESLNKDIDNIKALGVRIHPNTYITSSKFEELRNKMDYVFIGVGAQKSLPLDIEGIGAEGVYDQLAFLSKVRKLRENELDIGRKVIIIGAGNSAMDAARTAIRMVGNNGEVTIVYRRTRKEMPCDPEEIRGALEEGVKLVELASPERVIVKNGHVTGLEVSRMELGEKDSSGRRRPVKIEGSEYIIEADNIVPAIGQQVELDFYPEDVLEVDQRTFATSIENVYAGGDAHRGASSLINAIGDGQKAAAAIIAKAGRDGHDLSPMDERKPDLIETQIKQAIRDFGEGTPELPADERKNFNLFVSTLTKDEAEREAERCLQCDLICNICTTVCPNRSNMYYPLEETLLPVQVLHGDGTIESAGTKRIEQPYQIINIGDYCNECGNCTTFCPTSGRPYMDKPKFHINEESFEQADFGFHFDSPSSMLIKYSDFTSKLSHDGNRFQYESPLFRAEFDADTMECKKAEILEKDIESIDLSAITDYITLYKGLRSRTPFTGV, encoded by the coding sequence ATGACCAGCGACAGATTCTCACGCTCCAGCCTGAAAACCCTTTTCGGCTGGATTAAAGACTTCGATAAAACCGGAGAGATCCTCGGAATCAGAAGGGAGCTCTTCTTCACACCCGATAAAAACGACCCATTCCGTATGAAGCGGTACGGAAAAACCCTGGAAACACCACTGGGTGTTGCCGCAGGGCCTCATTCCCAGCTCGCCCAGAATATCATGGCTGCCTGGCTCACTGGCTCACGTTACTTCGAGCTGAAAACCGTACAGGTGCTTGATGAGCTGGAGATAACAAAGCCATGTATCGAGATGGGGGATGAGGGTTACAACTGCGAATGGTCACAGGAGCTCAGGCTCCATGAATCCTTCGATGAGTACCTGAACGCATGGGTAATGCTCCATATCATGAAGGATATGTTCGGCTTTGAGGGTGATGAGAGCGGCTTCATCTTCAATATGAGCGTGGGCTATAACCTTGAGGGCATCCTGAGCGATTCCGTCCAGCGATTCCTTGATAAGATGCAGAACTGCCCCGATGAGCTGGCGGCAAAGATCGAGGAGGCGGCGGAGTTCTATCCGAATGTTCGCAAGCTAAGCATCCCCGCCCAGATCACCGATAACGTAACAGTATCCACCATGCACGGCTGTCCGCCCGAGGAGACGGAGAAGATAGGACGATACTTCATAGAGGAGCGCAAGCTGAACACCACCATCAAGCTGAACCCCACCCTTCTCGGGTCGGAGAAGCTAAGGGGTATCCTCAATGACAGCCTCGGCTTTGAGACCGAGGTTCCCGATCTCGCCTTCGAGCATGATCTTGAGTACGGGGCTGGTGTAAAACTGATCCGCTCCCTGATGGAGAGTGCCGAGAAAACCGGTGTTGAGTTCAATCTCAAGCTCACCAATACCCTTGAGAACCTCAACGTTCTGGGTAAGCTCCCCGATGAGGCGGAGATGATCTACATGAGCGGCCGTGCTCTTCATCCCATAAGCATAAACCTTGCGTCCAAACTGCAAGAGGAGTTCGGCGGAGAGCTGGATATATCCTTCTCCGCCGGAGTGGACTGCTTCAACATCGTAGACACCCTCGCCTGCAATCTGCGCCCTGTAACCATCTGTTCAGACATACTAAAGCCCGGCGGTTACGGACGAATGGCTCAGTATGTTGCATACATGCGTAAAGGCTTTGAAGAGGCGGATGCCTCATCCATTGAAGAGCTCACGATGAAGAAGGCAGACGCAGGAGTTCTTTCGGATTCTGTTATTAATAACCTTAAAACGTACTCCAAAGAGGTTTTGACAAACCCTCTATATAAGAAGGAAAGCAGGCCATACGAAGATATAAAGACCGAAAGAAGCCTCGGCTTCTTCGACTGTGCGGCGGCTCCATGCATAACAAAATGCGCAGCCGGACAGAACATACCTAAATATATAGAACACATCGCCGAAGGGGAACTGGATAAGGCACAGAGGACAATCCTCGCCACAAACCCCTTCCCCAATGTACAGGGGAAGGTATGCGATCATGTCTGCCAATCCAAGTGCACAAGGATAAACTACGACACCCCACTCCTCATACGTGAGCTTAAGCGTTATGTGGCGGATTCTGTAGCTTCAGAACCCCTCAAACCAGCACCTTCAAACGGGCTCAGCGTAGCTGTCATCGGAGGCGGCCCCGCAGGGCTGTCATGTGCCTACTTCCTTGCTCTCATGGGCTTTGAGATCGATCTCTACGAAGCCAAGGAATCCCTTGGAGGTATGGCGTCGGACGGCATCCCCGTTTTCAGGCTCGATGATGAAAGCCTCAACAAGGATATCGATAATATCAAGGCCCTCGGTGTAAGGATTCACCCCAACACCTACATAACATCCTCTAAGTTCGAAGAACTCAGGAATAAAATGGATTATGTATTCATAGGCGTCGGCGCTCAGAAAAGCCTCCCGCTGGATATCGAAGGCATCGGCGCAGAGGGTGTATACGATCAGCTCGCCTTCCTCAGCAAGGTTAGAAAACTGCGTGAGAATGAACTCGATATAGGGAGAAAAGTGATAATAATCGGCGCAGGAAACTCCGCCATGGACGCCGCCCGAACCGCCATCCGGATGGTTGGAAATAACGGCGAGGTAACCATCGTATACCGCCGCACAAGGAAGGAGATGCCCTGCGATCCAGAAGAGATCAGAGGAGCGCTTGAGGAGGGTGTTAAGCTGGTCGAGCTCGCCTCGCCGGAGCGTGTTATCGTAAAGAACGGACATGTCACCGGTCTTGAAGTTAGCCGTATGGAGCTCGGCGAAAAGGATTCAAGCGGACGCAGACGCCCCGTTAAGATTGAAGGTTCGGAATACATTATAGAAGCGGACAACATAGTGCCCGCCATCGGTCAGCAGGTGGAGCTGGACTTCTACCCGGAGGATGTACTTGAGGTGGACCAGAGAACCTTTGCAACATCCATCGAGAACGTATACGCCGGCGGAGATGCCCACAGAGGAGCCTCCAGCCTGATTAACGCCATCGGTGACGGACAGAAGGCCGCCGCCGCAATCATAGCAAAGGCGGGCAGAGACGGGCACGATCTCTCACCTATGGATGAACGTAAGCCCGATCTTATTGAAACCCAGATAAAGCAGGCGATAAGGGACTTCGGAGAAGGAACACCTGAACTACCAGCGGATGAAAGAAAGAATTTCAACCTTTTTGTAAGCACGCTAACAAAAGATGAGGCTGAACGTGAGGCGGAACGGTGCCTGCAATGCGACCTCATCTGCAACATCTGCACCACCGTTTGCCCCAACCGGAGCAACATGTATTATCCTCTGGAGGAAACGCTTCTCCCCGTTCAAGTGCTACATGGTGACGGAACAATAGAAAGTGCCGGCACAAAGAGGATCGAGCAACCCTACCAGATCATAAACATCGGCGATTACTGCAACGAGTGCGGCAACTGCACCACATTCTGCCCCACCTCTGGCAGGCCGTACATGGATAAGCCCAAGTTCCACATAAACGAGGAGAGCTTCGAACAGGCGGACTTCGGTTTCCATTTCGATTCCCCCTCTTCCATGCTTATCAAATATTCCGACTTCACCTCAAAACTCTCCCATGACGGGAACCGCTTTCAGTATGAAAGCCCCCTCTTCAGGGCAGAGTTTGATGCAGACACTATGGAGTGCAAAAAAGCTGAGATACTGGAAAAGGATATAGAAAGTATCGACCTGAGCGCAATAACGGACTATATTACTCTTTATAAAGGATTAAGGAGTAGGACACCCTTTACAGGTGTATGA
- the hydA gene encoding dihydropyrimidinase has translation MKTLIKNGTLVTPEGSLRGDLLMENGRIARIEDEINCDCGVIDASEKLVLPGGVDVHTHTNLIIGGKRVSDGFYHGSLAALAGGTTTIVDHPEAGAEESGLLDQPEMYLERMQRECICDFSIHGVIHRTGEDIVSDMPELIRKGFTSMKMYMTYASMLSDDEIASLLPVITENGGLACFHAEDDSLINDLRKQYALEGKLSPIYHAKSRPNCTEADAVKRLIEISARCGNAPIYIVHLSTKEGLEIIRNAKSQGVNVIAETCPQYLMLDESRYEEPDGLKYIMAPPLRTEDDCEALWGGISDGTIDVVATDHCSYSYADKVKYGSDDFRNAPGGAPGVETRLPLLFSEGVKRGRISLEQFVKLVSTSPADIMGLGNRKGRIAPGYDADILIWNSDAETVLSAERMQQRCDYTPFEGFEVTGMPETVFLRGKKVYDTAGFYAGKGNGEFIPRTKREY, from the coding sequence ATGAAAACACTGATCAAGAACGGAACGCTCGTTACACCCGAGGGAAGCCTCAGGGGTGATCTCCTCATGGAGAACGGAAGGATAGCACGCATCGAGGATGAGATTAACTGCGACTGCGGTGTGATAGATGCCTCTGAAAAGCTCGTCCTTCCCGGCGGAGTGGATGTTCATACCCATACGAACCTCATCATCGGCGGCAAGCGTGTGAGCGATGGATTCTACCACGGCTCTTTGGCCGCCCTGGCCGGAGGAACCACAACCATAGTCGACCACCCCGAAGCGGGGGCGGAGGAATCGGGTCTGCTGGACCAGCCGGAGATGTATCTGGAGAGGATGCAGCGTGAATGCATCTGCGATTTCTCCATCCACGGCGTTATCCACAGGACAGGTGAAGATATCGTATCAGATATGCCGGAGCTCATCCGAAAGGGCTTCACCAGCATGAAGATGTACATGACCTACGCCTCTATGCTCAGTGATGATGAGATAGCGTCACTTCTCCCTGTAATCACCGAAAACGGCGGGCTCGCCTGCTTCCATGCCGAAGATGATTCGCTTATTAACGACCTCCGTAAACAGTACGCTTTAGAGGGTAAACTCAGTCCCATATACCATGCAAAGAGCCGCCCGAACTGTACCGAGGCGGATGCTGTGAAGCGTCTTATAGAAATATCCGCCCGGTGCGGGAATGCACCTATATACATCGTACACCTCTCCACAAAGGAGGGGCTCGAGATAATCCGTAATGCAAAGTCACAGGGGGTCAATGTTATAGCTGAAACCTGCCCCCAGTACCTTATGCTGGATGAATCCAGGTATGAGGAACCGGACGGCCTCAAGTACATCATGGCGCCGCCGCTTCGGACAGAAGATGACTGCGAAGCTCTATGGGGCGGGATCTCCGATGGAACCATCGATGTCGTAGCCACCGACCACTGCTCCTATTCCTATGCGGACAAGGTGAAGTACGGGTCCGACGATTTCCGCAATGCACCCGGCGGCGCACCCGGTGTTGAAACACGCCTCCCCCTGCTTTTCAGCGAAGGGGTAAAAAGGGGCAGGATAAGCCTTGAGCAGTTCGTAAAGCTGGTTTCCACCTCCCCTGCGGACATCATGGGGCTTGGCAATCGAAAAGGAAGGATTGCGCCCGGTTACGATGCGGATATACTTATATGGAACTCGGATGCTGAAACAGTTCTCAGTGCAGAAAGAATGCAACAGAGATGCGATTACACACCCTTCGAGGGCTTCGAAGTTACAGGAATGCCTGAGACGGTCTTCCTGAGAGGCAAAAAAGTATATGACACCGCCGGCTTCTATGCCGGTAAAGGAAACGGGGAGTTCATACCCCGTACAAAACGGGAGTATTGA
- a CDS encoding amidohydrolase family protein, translating into MLFLKNCRYIDWQSFDITETNLILEEGPGGALMFADELPEITESDTVYDCGGRFVTKSFGCGHHHIYSTFARGMPAPKKTPTKFTEILEYVWWHLDKCLDAETIEASALGAAAVCARNGVTMVIDHHSSPNAPENSLGVIKEAFDRVGVSTLLCLELSDRDGEKAREAGLEEHERFLNSGGQGHIGLHASFTVGDDLLKRAVAMAEKFDTGVHVHVAEGLADQEECLKHHGKRVVERFRDMGVTELKKSVFSHCVHLDDNEKRIIRDSGIWVAENIESNQNNNVGLADYGSITDNVMLGTDGMHSDMIRSAKAAFISGQPAEGVGMDTAYDRFRNIHRYIESSGFEGDASNNLVILDYNSPTELRPDNFLGHFFFGLETSHVLSVVSGGRLIVKDRKLTTVDEEELFAQTSEAAKKLWERMSR; encoded by the coding sequence ATGCTTTTTCTGAAAAACTGCAGATACATAGATTGGCAGAGCTTTGATATAACCGAAACCAACCTGATCCTCGAAGAGGGTCCGGGCGGTGCGCTCATGTTTGCCGATGAGCTTCCTGAGATAACAGAAAGCGATACGGTGTACGACTGCGGCGGAAGGTTCGTAACCAAATCATTCGGATGCGGACACCACCACATATACTCCACCTTCGCCAGAGGAATGCCGGCACCTAAAAAAACGCCCACCAAATTCACAGAAATACTCGAGTACGTCTGGTGGCATCTGGATAAATGCCTGGATGCAGAGACCATAGAGGCCAGCGCCCTCGGTGCGGCGGCGGTATGCGCAAGGAACGGTGTTACCATGGTCATCGATCACCACTCCTCCCCCAATGCGCCTGAAAACTCCCTCGGAGTCATAAAGGAGGCCTTCGACCGTGTGGGTGTATCCACCCTCCTCTGCCTCGAGCTTTCGGACAGGGACGGCGAAAAGGCACGTGAGGCTGGACTGGAGGAGCACGAAAGGTTCCTCAACAGCGGCGGACAGGGGCATATAGGCCTCCACGCCTCCTTCACTGTGGGGGATGATCTCCTCAAGCGTGCAGTAGCGATGGCTGAGAAGTTCGATACGGGCGTACATGTACACGTCGCCGAAGGCCTCGCAGATCAGGAGGAATGCCTTAAACACCACGGTAAGCGGGTTGTGGAGAGGTTCAGAGATATGGGCGTTACAGAGCTGAAAAAATCCGTATTCAGCCACTGCGTCCACCTTGATGACAATGAAAAGAGGATAATCCGTGATTCCGGCATATGGGTTGCGGAGAATATAGAGAGTAACCAGAACAACAACGTCGGCCTTGCTGACTACGGCTCCATAACAGATAACGTCATGCTCGGAACCGACGGCATGCACTCGGATATGATAAGAAGCGCAAAGGCAGCCTTCATCTCAGGCCAACCCGCCGAAGGTGTGGGGATGGACACGGCCTACGACAGATTCCGAAATATCCACAGATATATTGAAAGTTCAGGCTTTGAAGGGGATGCTTCCAACAACCTTGTCATCCTTGATTACAACTCCCCCACGGAGCTTCGCCCGGATAACTTCCTCGGGCATTTCTTCTTCGGGCTTGAGACCTCCCATGTCCTCAGCGTTGTCTCGGGCGGAAGGCTCATCGTAAAAGATAGGAAGCTAACCACCGTTGACGAAGAAGAGCTTTTCGCCCAGACAAGCGAAGCGGCAAAGAAGCTCTGGGAAAGGATGAGCAGATAG
- the xdh gene encoding selenium-dependent xanthine dehydrogenase produces the protein MIRLTLNGRMAEYNGDGDLKLIEWLRFTMNTKSVKDGCSGQGACGACLVELNGKPMLSCSITMEKLDGAEVVTLEGFPEDVRDILAKAFVAAGAVQCGFCSPGMLARAKMILEKNPSPTREEVAKKLKPHLCRCTGYVKIIDAVLLAAEKLSDKTDIDIENAFMGSSPPKLDALERAKGAPLFIGGLEFENIHHGALKFSDHPRARILSIDTSEAEKYPGVVKVLTAKDVPGSRNVGMFVRDWPLYVAEGETTRYIGDVLACVIADDNRTARKARELIKVEYEVLEPVTDPFKSLAGDVRIHENGNILKETVINYGEPCTDVFKESEYVIQKTYQTQRIEHAFLELENSVACREDGKLTVYTQSQGIYEDRHQIADMLGLEAKDVNVKLIAAGGAFGGKEDLTVQGHAALGAYILDVPVKVKLNRAESLRMHPKRHPMTLEYTLSCDKEGKFTGLHARITADTGAYASAGGPVSERAATHAGGAYHIPNIDVKSTAVYTNNIPSGAMRGFGVNQATFAIESIIDELCDKFGFDRWDIRYKNALDKGLTTTSGHKLRKAVGLKETLERVKDEFRSSKYAGIACAIKNCGIGNGVPELSQVKIEVLPEGRLRLYHGWSEMGQGIDTVAQQMLCEHIGLSDISKVDVVVMTDSETKGGSTTASRGTFLVGKAVIECAKGLKKDLQNSTLEELAGKVYHGEYLCDWTTKPDIDGDVISHFAYSFATQLVKLDNEGAIEKVTAVHDSGRVVNRKLFEGQIEGGVVMGIGYALSEDMPLDNGYLKTERFRDYGLLRTTDVPEIDVVPIEIDDIDAPFGAKGVGEICCIPTAAAVAGAYRSYDGAERLSLPLKPLNKK, from the coding sequence ATGATAAGACTAACGCTAAACGGCCGTATGGCCGAATACAACGGCGACGGTGATTTGAAGCTCATAGAATGGCTGCGTTTCACCATGAACACCAAAAGCGTCAAAGACGGCTGTTCAGGGCAGGGAGCCTGCGGGGCCTGCCTTGTGGAGCTTAACGGAAAACCGATGCTCTCCTGCTCCATTACCATGGAAAAACTTGACGGAGCAGAAGTTGTTACCCTTGAGGGCTTTCCGGAGGATGTCCGGGATATCCTCGCCAAGGCCTTTGTGGCCGCCGGAGCTGTGCAGTGCGGATTCTGCTCACCCGGGATGCTCGCCAGAGCAAAGATGATTCTGGAAAAGAACCCCTCACCCACCCGTGAGGAGGTTGCCAAAAAACTGAAACCCCACCTATGCCGGTGCACCGGCTATGTAAAGATTATTGACGCTGTGCTTCTCGCAGCAGAAAAACTCAGCGATAAAACCGATATAGATATTGAAAACGCCTTCATGGGAAGCTCACCCCCCAAGCTCGACGCACTGGAACGTGCCAAGGGTGCCCCTCTCTTTATTGGGGGACTGGAGTTTGAAAACATCCACCACGGCGCCCTCAAGTTCAGCGACCATCCAAGGGCCCGCATTCTGTCCATAGACACCTCCGAGGCGGAGAAGTACCCCGGCGTTGTCAAGGTGCTGACGGCAAAGGATGTTCCCGGAAGCAGAAACGTGGGCATGTTCGTTCGTGACTGGCCCCTCTACGTTGCAGAGGGTGAGACAACCAGATACATCGGTGACGTGCTCGCCTGCGTCATAGCGGATGATAACCGCACGGCCAGAAAGGCTCGTGAACTGATAAAGGTTGAATACGAAGTGCTCGAGCCGGTGACGGATCCCTTCAAATCACTTGCCGGTGATGTAAGGATCCATGAAAACGGAAACATCCTCAAGGAAACCGTCATCAACTACGGCGAACCGTGCACAGATGTTTTCAAAGAATCCGAATACGTAATACAGAAGACCTACCAGACCCAGCGCATTGAACACGCCTTCCTCGAACTTGAGAACAGCGTTGCCTGCAGAGAGGATGGAAAGCTCACCGTATACACCCAATCCCAGGGGATTTACGAGGACAGGCATCAGATCGCCGATATGCTCGGTTTAGAGGCGAAGGATGTTAACGTCAAACTCATCGCCGCCGGAGGAGCCTTCGGTGGGAAAGAGGACCTCACCGTACAGGGGCACGCCGCCCTCGGGGCATACATTTTAGATGTTCCCGTTAAGGTGAAGCTGAACCGTGCGGAATCACTCCGCATGCACCCCAAACGCCACCCCATGACCCTTGAATACACACTCTCCTGCGATAAGGAGGGTAAGTTCACAGGATTACACGCCCGCATAACTGCGGATACGGGAGCATACGCCTCTGCCGGAGGTCCCGTTTCCGAGCGTGCCGCCACCCATGCGGGGGGAGCGTACCACATCCCCAACATCGATGTTAAATCAACGGCTGTCTATACAAACAACATACCAAGCGGTGCCATGCGGGGCTTCGGCGTTAATCAGGCCACCTTCGCCATCGAAAGCATAATAGATGAACTCTGCGACAAGTTCGGCTTCGATCGATGGGATATACGTTACAAGAACGCTCTGGACAAGGGGCTCACCACCACAAGCGGGCACAAGCTCCGCAAGGCGGTGGGACTTAAGGAGACCCTGGAGCGTGTTAAGGATGAGTTCCGCTCATCGAAATACGCCGGAATAGCCTGCGCAATCAAAAACTGCGGTATCGGCAACGGCGTTCCCGAGCTGAGTCAGGTTAAGATCGAGGTACTCCCCGAGGGGAGGCTGAGGCTTTACCACGGCTGGAGCGAGATGGGTCAGGGTATAGACACAGTGGCCCAGCAGATGCTCTGCGAGCATATCGGCCTGTCGGACATTTCCAAAGTGGATGTTGTCGTAATGACAGACAGCGAAACCAAGGGTGGAAGCACCACGGCAAGCAGGGGAACCTTCCTTGTGGGCAAGGCTGTCATCGAGTGTGCCAAGGGGCTCAAGAAGGATCTTCAGAACAGTACTCTCGAGGAGCTGGCCGGAAAGGTATACCACGGTGAATACCTCTGCGACTGGACCACAAAACCGGACATCGACGGAGACGTTATTAGCCACTTCGCCTACAGTTTCGCCACCCAGCTTGTTAAACTGGATAACGAGGGAGCGATCGAAAAAGTAACCGCCGTTCACGACAGCGGACGTGTGGTGAACCGCAAACTCTTTGAGGGACAGATCGAAGGGGGCGTTGTTATGGGTATCGGCTACGCTCTATCAGAGGATATGCCACTGGATAACGGCTATCTCAAGACCGAACGCTTCAGGGATTACGGCCTCCTGCGAACCACCGATGTTCCAGAGATAGACGTTGTTCCCATTGAGATAGACGACATAGATGCGCCCTTCGGCGCCAAAGGGGTGGGTGAGATATGCTGTATCCCCACTGCGGCGGCTGTGGCTGGTGCATACAGGAGCTATGACGGAGCGGAACGGCTAAGCCTACCCCTCAAGCCCCTTAATAAGAAATAA
- a CDS encoding RidA family protein, with translation MKHIIATEKAPAAIGPYNQAVAVGNMVYTSGQIPLKAENGEVLDGDIAAQTELVMENLKAVLDKAGCTMADIVKTTCFLSDMGNFGVFNEVYGRYFEDQPPARSCVAVKTLPKNVLVEVEAVAFKE, from the coding sequence ATGAAACATATAATAGCAACGGAAAAAGCGCCCGCTGCCATCGGCCCCTATAATCAGGCGGTTGCTGTGGGTAATATGGTCTACACCTCCGGCCAGATCCCCCTCAAGGCGGAAAACGGCGAGGTGCTCGATGGAGATATCGCCGCCCAGACCGAGCTTGTTATGGAGAATCTCAAGGCTGTTCTGGACAAGGCGGGATGCACCATGGCGGATATAGTAAAAACCACCTGCTTTCTAAGCGACATGGGCAACTTTGGCGTATTCAACGAAGTATACGGAAGATACTTTGAGGATCAGCCCCCTGCACGCTCCTGTGTGGCGGTTAAAACCCTGCCCAAGAACGTTCTGGTTGAAGTGGAGGCGGTGGCTTTCAAAGAATAA
- the ygeW gene encoding knotted carbamoyltransferase YgeW has product MSRINSAELIKQLSTLGTEEMFLNDFLHTWDKSSQELEAVFKTAQILASLRKDNISPRVFDSGLGISLFRDNSTRTRFSFSSACNLLGLEVQDLDEGKSQIAHGETVRETANMVSFMADVIGIRDDMYIGKGHTYMKEVSASVEAGYREGVLEQRPTIVNLQCDIDHPTQSMADAMHLIETFGGIENLKGKKVAMTWAYSPSYGKPLSVPQGIIGLMTRFGMDVSLAHPEGYEVMPEVEDIAKVNAENSGGTFTKTNSMAEAFKDADIVYPKSWAPFAAMEKRTNLFGEGDLDGIKALEKELLADNAKHTDWECTEELMATTKEGKALYMHCLPADITGVSCDQGEVAASVFDRYRVPLYKEASYKPYIIAAMIFLSKFRNPADTLQDVLERNARRIIGE; this is encoded by the coding sequence ATGAGCAGAATAAACAGCGCAGAGCTTATAAAACAGCTCAGCACACTTGGAACCGAGGAGATGTTCCTCAACGACTTTCTTCACACATGGGACAAATCATCCCAGGAGCTTGAGGCGGTTTTCAAAACAGCACAGATCCTCGCCTCCCTCCGCAAGGACAACATCAGCCCCAGGGTCTTCGACAGCGGTCTTGGAATATCCCTTTTCAGGGACAACTCCACAAGGACTCGCTTCAGCTTCAGCAGTGCATGCAACCTGCTCGGCCTTGAGGTTCAGGATCTTGATGAAGGCAAATCCCAGATCGCCCACGGCGAAACCGTTCGTGAAACTGCGAACATGGTTTCCTTCATGGCGGATGTCATCGGTATCCGTGACGATATGTACATCGGCAAGGGTCACACATACATGAAAGAGGTTTCCGCCTCAGTAGAAGCGGGTTACAGGGAAGGCGTTCTCGAGCAGAGACCCACCATCGTAAACCTGCAGTGCGACATAGACCACCCCACCCAGAGTATGGCGGATGCTATGCACCTCATCGAAACCTTCGGCGGGATAGAGAACCTCAAGGGGAAAAAGGTTGCCATGACATGGGCCTATTCCCCCTCCTACGGCAAGCCTCTCTCCGTTCCCCAGGGTATCATCGGCCTTATGACCCGTTTCGGCATGGACGTCTCCCTCGCCCACCCCGAAGGATACGAGGTTATGCCCGAGGTTGAGGATATCGCCAAGGTAAACGCAGAGAACTCCGGCGGAACCTTCACCAAGACAAACAGCATGGCCGAGGCCTTCAAGGATGCGGACATCGTCTATCCCAAGAGCTGGGCACCTTTTGCCGCCATGGAGAAGAGAACCAACCTCTTCGGCGAGGGTGATCTGGACGGCATCAAGGCCCTTGAGAAGGAGCTCCTTGCGGACAACGCCAAGCATACCGACTGGGAATGCACCGAAGAGCTTATGGCAACCACAAAAGAGGGCAAAGCTCTCTATATGCACTGCCTCCCCGCAGACATCACAGGTGTATCCTGCGATCAGGGTGAGGTCGCCGCATCGGTATTCGACCGCTACCGTGTTCCCCTCTACAAAGAGGCGAGCTACAAGCCCTATATCATCGCCGCAATGATATTCCTCAGCAAGTTCAGGAACCCTGCGGACACACTTCAGGACGTTCTCGAAAGAAACGCCCGGAGGATAATCGGAGAGTAA